One window of Perca fluviatilis chromosome 12, GENO_Pfluv_1.0, whole genome shotgun sequence genomic DNA carries:
- the LOC120570135 gene encoding target of Nesh-SH3, translated as MMIGMHQHSHSFLVLFLVVFVAGIVLSGPSTPRRSRVRRQNMKVRINATGDTIVMTFLRPNPDTKLEGYILGYGSSMFSKQFIQLPENGQPYETEFDAEPKYLIAVQPIPTNEVKKQCTGKVELQKPLHLVIGSVTPTSVILSWGTLLKTPYEGNVMNDCLEDGHYTVRYRERNRKWNYQTCPTSDTVIDNLRPNTVYEFGVQPNSKDGTGVWSKPVIHNISGGIEGMSDVCFSHDIKPLTPDPHSFPFPPRHVLHNRTQGRLPVSQNTAPKTTLAPTTTTRQESLLTHGPTLPVVTKRPIGGGDLSTSVLPPLMEVLLVPKPRPPLHTTTMASVPVPHTDVEKHGEHPLRQHPQSQPHSQPQPNPLLQPQYQPPPQPNPQRQKYQMSSQPIPQTQPQPQLTSQPILQTQPQLTSQPILQTQPQPQLTSRPILQTQPQPKSLPILQTQPQPTSQPILQTQTQPQSQPTSQPQIQTQPQSQPPSSPKPHPQSQPKTTTQIQAEPQTTHQPKHQAQPQTHLHTKTQPQVQTPPQPTPMAHPQTPQTTLHNVPQTQQALPNLQPQPQPQFRSTTEPQTRTQPQPKTNAQSQPQPPLKTNPEPQLTTKQQSKAQPTLKPKIILFRPKLKTQPQPKSQPKPQPPPKTKKQPKPQRHPQPNKLPKPQQKPRTRDQQEPHPNIQLWPQTKPPTKTQGQLLSHSQPIAQQQPSPNGQTQSPLEPPSKPQPQPGLQSQTRTYSDPTKVTPRQAVSTAPSPPEEGKPLPRPALATEKAGSYNQGTGVLRPSIAEVPRSPISSSVPLAGKNTTLTRTRVPPHSTRNSGRPVSPSKTFTSSHSSSTPGADGVHHRGNALPKPVVWSGEKSVPAVLRPSISVNKSPNLVGETSDHDKAMDLKQGDKESILKPFSLVTAKPKQQRRQQQTTTSAPAVNTTRFDINENSSIFRPLPASEVDIMGKKRFVAPHVIYKTDKKPDEPCSITSSLSYFPDEEGSDQNVTGPPRIPPSNLTVVTVEGCPSFVILDWQKSDNETREYEVVSTTKGPNGEEVSVLTTNQTHTAVENLKPESSYEFTVTPKNELGTGPSSDPVSFSTESADPRVSEHVSGKDAIWTQFPFKSDDYSECNGKQYVKRTWYRKFVGIQLCNSLRYKIYLSDSLNGKFYNIGDQTGHGEDHCQFVDSFLDGRTGTQMFADQLPSRPGFYRAMRQEPVNFGEIGGKSHVTYVGWYECGTPIPGKW; from the exons ATGATGATTGGGATGCACCAACACTCACACAGCTTTCTGGTCCTTTTCCTTGTGGTCTTCGTTGCCGGGATAGTTCTCTCTGGCCCCTCAACTCCCCGCAGGAGCAGAG TGCGACGTCAGAACATGAAAGTCCGTATCAACGCCACTGGAGACACCATCGTGATGACGTTTTTGCGTCCCAACCCTGACACCAAGCTTGAGGGTTACATCCTGGGCTACGGCAGCAGCATGTTCTCCAAACAGTTCATTCAGCTGCCTGAGAACGGACAGCCGTATGAGACTGAGTTTG ATGCTGAACCCAAGTACCTTATCGCTGTGCAGCCCATCCCAACCAATGAGGTGAAAAAGCAGTGCACAG GTAAAGTGGAACTGCAGAAGCCACTACACCTAGTCATTGGGTCAGTGACCCCCACCTCAGTTATCTTGTCTTGGGGGACCCTTCTGAAAACTCCCTATGAAGGCAACGTCATGAATGACTGTCTAGAGGATGG ACACTACACAGTGCGTTATCGTgagagaaacaggaagtggaactACCAGACCTGCCCAACTAGCGACACGGTCATTGATAACCTGAGGCCCAACACAGTCTATGAATTTGGTGTCCAGCCCAACTCTAAAGATGGCACTGGAGTGTGGAGCAAGCCAGTCATTCACAACATCTCAGGGGGCATTGAGGGTATGtctgatgtttgtttttcacaTGATATT AAACCTTTAACACCAGATCCACACTCCTTCCCCTTTCCTCCTCGTCATG TTCTCCATAACAGGACCCAGGGCAGACTGCCCGTCTCCCAGAACACAGCCCCAAAGACAACTCTTG CTCCCACAACAACTACTAGACAGGAATCTCTGCTGACCCATGGACCCACCCTGCCTGTGGTCACCAAACGGCCAATCG GAGGAGGAGACCTTTCCACATCTGTCTTGCCTCCTTTGATGGAGGTCCTTTTAGTTCCCAAGCCCCGTCCTCCACTACACACAACCACCATGGCTTCTGTACCAGTTCCCCATACAGATGTAGAGAAACATGGAGAACATCCTCTGAGACAACATCCCCAGTCACAACCTCATTCACAACCTCAACCAAACCCCCTGCTCcagccccagtatcagccaccACCACAGCCAAATCCCCAAAGACAAAAATATCAAATGTCATCCCAGCCCATACCCCAGACCCAACCGCAACCCCAACTCACATCCCAACCCATACTCCAGACACAACCCCAACTCACATCCCAACCCATACTCCAGACACAACCACAACCCCAACTCACATCCCGACCCATACTCCAGACACAACCCCAACCCAAATCCCTACCTATACTCCAGACACAACCCCAACCAACATCACAGCCCATACTCCAGACCCAAACTCAACCTCAATCCCAACCAACATCCCAGCCCCAAATCCAGACCCAACCTCAATCACAACCCCCATCATCACCAAAGCCACACCCCCAGTCACAGCCTAAAACCACAACCCAGATCCAGGCTGAACCTCAAACAACACACCAGCCCAAACACCAGGCCCAACCTCAAACACATCTGCATACAAAGACCCAGCCTCAAGTTCAAACACCTCCCCAGCCCACACCCATGGCACATCCTCAAACACCTCAAACAACACTACATAACGTACCGCAGACCCAACAAGCACTGCCAAACCTACAGCCCCAACCTCAACCACAATTTCGATCTACAACTGAGCCACAAACCCGAACACAACCTCAACCAAAGACCAACGCACAGTCTCAGCCACAACCTCCACTAAAAACCAATCCTGAGCCTCAACTAACCACCAAGCAGCAGTCTAAGGCCCAACCAACACTTAAACCAAAGATCATCCTTTTCCGACCCAAGCTCAAAACACAGCCTCAACCAAAAAGTCAACCCAAGCCCCAGCCACCACctaaaacaaaaaagcagcCAAAGCCTCAACGACACCCTCAACCAAACAAACTGCCCAAACCTCAACAAAAGCCCCGAACTAGGGACCAACAAGAACCTCACCCAAATATTCAGCTGTGGCCCCAAACAAAACCTCCAACAAAGACCCAGGGCCAACTTTTATCTCATTCTCAACCCATTGCCCAACAACAACCTTCACCAAATGGCCAGACTCAATCCCCGCTTGAACCTCCTTCCAAGCCACAACCTCAACCTGGGCTTCAGTCTCAGACCAGGACCTACTCTGATCCCACCAAGGTCACCCCAAGGCAGGCAGTCTCTACGG CTCCTAGTCCACCAGAAGAGGGCAAGCCTCTACCAAGACCTGCCCTGGCTACAGAGAAGGCTGGTAGTTACAATCAGG GTACTGGCGTCCTTAGACCATCCATTGCTGAAGTTCCTCGTTCTCCCATTAGCTCTTCAGTTCCTCTAGCAGGAAAAAACACCACGCTGACCAGGACCCGGGTTCCTCCTCATTCCACTCGTAATAGTGGCAGACCAGTTTCTCCATCCAAGACATTCACCTCCTCTCACAGCTCCAGCACACCTGGGG CCGATGGGGTGCATCATAGGGGCAATGCTCTTCCTAAACCTGTGGTGTGGTCCGGAGAGAAATCTG TCCCTGCAGTCCTGCGTCCCTCTATTTCTGTCAACAAGAGTCCCAACCTGGTGGGGGAAACTAGTGACCACG ATAAAGCCATGGACCTGAAACAAGGAGACAAGGAGTCCATCTTGAAGCCATTCTCTCTGGTCACAGCCAAGCCCAAGCAACAGCGCAGACAGCAGCAGACAACCACCTCTGCCCCGGCAGTAAACA CAACCCGTTTTGACATAAATGAAAACTCCTCCATATTCCGGCCCTTGCCTGCGTCAGAGGTAGACATCATGGGCAAGAAGCGCTTTGTGG CTCCCCATGTGATCTACAAGACCGATAAGAAGCCAGATGAGCCATGCTCCAtcacctcctccctctcttacttccCTGACGAGGAGGGAAGTGATCAGAATGTGACTGGTCCTCCCCGCATCCCTCCCTCCAACCTTACTGTGGTTACTGTGGAGGGCTGCCCGTCTTTTGTCATTCTTGACTGGCAGAAATCTGACAACGAAACCAGAG AGTATGAAGTTGTATCCACCACTAAAGGACCAAATGGAGAGGAGGTGTCCGTACTGACGaccaaccagacacacacagccgTGGAGAATCTTAAACCAGAGAGCAG ttatgAATTCACAGTAACACCAAAGAATGAGCTGGGAACAGGACCCTCCAGTGATCCTGTGTCTTTTAGCACAGAATCAG CGGATCCACGAGTGAGCGAACATGTTTCAG GCAAAGACGCCATCTGGACTCAGTTCCCATTTAAATCCGATGACTACTCTGAATGCAATGGAAAGCAGTATGTGAAGAGAACTTGGTACCGAAAATTTGTGGGCATTCAGCTCTGCAACTCCTTGAGATACAAGATTTACCTGAGTGACTCTCTGAATG GGAAGTTTTACAACATTGGAGATCAGACGGGGCACGGTGAGGACCATTGTCAGTTTGTAGACTCCTTTCTGGATGGACGGACCGGCACCCAGATGTTTGCTGACCAGCTACCGAGCAGGCCAG GATTTTATAGAGCGATGAGACAGGAACCTGTCAACTTTGGAGAGATTGGAGGGAAGTCACATGTTACTTACGTAGGCTGGTACGAGTGTGGCACGCCCATCCCTGGGAAGTGGTAA